A genomic stretch from Candidatus Cloacimonas sp. includes:
- the mutL gene encoding DNA mismatch repair endonuclease MutL, whose protein sequence is MSNIHILAEDVRNKIAAGEVIERPASVVKELVENAIDAGADSIIVAIENGGKDLIRVIDNGCGMSSDDAMLAFERHSTSKIKTVEDIIHIDSLGFRGEALPSIASVSQLHLVTRTAEEEMATIIEFANGKLLNVAKTSANTGTAVTVRGLFKDLPARRKFLKTTPVEARHIYKYIHYQALVYPEISFRLVIDDKEKLNYIACSDRKQRLEEVFGGGFFEDDIIPVQGAYSDYSVSGYIFGLEDRSDKLIDAQYTFINGRYIFDKTVRHSIKAAYEPFILKTSAWQKGTTPPYIIFLDIPPEQIDVNVHPAKMEVRFRENNLVHSLVLETLTKALRAYEDSKFASARDKFQNAVSGEKATSLERDIFVQNIKVPQFSAYKKEFGELFQDDLFQQENSSSPDEVMPVLNLDKEENEIQDIFTDQPTEQQKYDILLKNEEDYINPWQFHNTYIFFQVEDGLVVIDQHAAHERIIFERLIQRSEGAPAVRQKLLIPLVIDIPPYIAAEIKELVEANLELLEKVGFTLKKFSGDSLVIEEIPAELTDFASGKVFIEILKQLEQELEVNTDFRVSLAKSIACKAAIKANHKLSRKEMLNLINQLFACQTPYFCPHGRPLMLKIPLTDFEKKFKRTL, encoded by the coding sequence GTGTCTAATATCCATATCCTTGCTGAAGATGTTCGGAATAAAATTGCCGCCGGGGAAGTTATTGAACGTCCTGCTTCGGTAGTGAAAGAACTGGTGGAAAATGCTATTGATGCAGGTGCCGATAGTATTATCGTAGCTATAGAAAATGGTGGTAAAGACCTGATTAGAGTAATAGATAACGGTTGCGGAATGAGCTCTGATGATGCAATGCTGGCTTTTGAACGCCATTCCACCAGCAAAATAAAAACCGTGGAAGATATTATTCATATTGATTCTCTGGGTTTTAGAGGTGAGGCGCTACCTTCAATTGCTTCTGTTTCCCAATTGCATTTAGTAACCCGGACAGCTGAAGAGGAAATGGCTACCATTATAGAATTTGCCAATGGTAAATTACTGAATGTAGCCAAAACCTCTGCTAACACTGGAACTGCCGTAACGGTTAGAGGATTGTTTAAAGACCTGCCGGCAAGGCGAAAATTTTTAAAAACGACTCCTGTGGAAGCCAGACATATTTATAAATATATTCATTATCAGGCATTGGTGTATCCCGAAATCAGTTTCCGGTTAGTGATAGACGATAAAGAAAAGCTGAATTACATTGCTTGTTCGGATAGAAAACAACGCCTTGAAGAGGTCTTTGGCGGTGGTTTTTTTGAGGATGATATTATTCCCGTTCAGGGTGCTTATTCTGATTATTCCGTAAGCGGGTATATTTTCGGTTTGGAAGATAGGTCAGATAAACTTATTGATGCCCAATATACTTTTATAAACGGACGCTATATCTTTGATAAAACCGTGAGGCACAGTATTAAAGCTGCCTACGAACCTTTTATTTTAAAAACCAGCGCTTGGCAAAAAGGAACTACACCTCCCTATATAATCTTTTTGGATATTCCGCCGGAACAAATTGATGTGAATGTGCATCCTGCTAAAATGGAAGTGCGTTTTCGGGAAAACAACCTGGTGCATTCTTTGGTTCTGGAAACGCTTACTAAAGCACTCCGGGCTTATGAAGACAGCAAATTTGCCAGTGCCCGCGATAAATTTCAAAATGCTGTCTCAGGGGAAAAAGCCACTTCCCTGGAACGCGATATCTTTGTGCAAAATATTAAAGTTCCGCAGTTCTCTGCTTACAAAAAGGAATTTGGAGAGCTTTTCCAGGATGACCTTTTCCAACAGGAAAATAGCTCTTCTCCTGATGAAGTTATGCCCGTTTTGAACCTGGACAAAGAAGAAAACGAAATCCAGGATATATTTACTGACCAGCCCACGGAGCAGCAGAAATATGATATTTTACTGAAAAATGAAGAGGACTACATCAATCCCTGGCAGTTTCATAATACCTATATCTTTTTTCAGGTAGAAGACGGTTTAGTAGTAATTGACCAGCATGCTGCTCACGAAAGAATAATTTTTGAAAGATTGATTCAACGCAGTGAAGGAGCCCCCGCGGTGCGGCAAAAACTGCTTATCCCTTTGGTGATAGATATTCCACCCTATATTGCTGCCGAAATTAAAGAGCTGGTGGAAGCAAATCTGGAACTATTGGAAAAGGTGGGTTTTACTTTAAAAAAATTTAGCGGCGATTCCCTTGTGATTGAAGAAATCCCTGCAGAACTAACGGACTTTGCCAGTGGAAAGGTCTTTATTGAAATATTGAAGCAACTGGAACAGGAACTGGAAGTGAATACCGATTTCAGAGTTAGTTTGGCAAAATCAATTGCTTGTAAAGCGGCAATAAAAGCTAATCATAAACTTTCCCGTAAAGAGATGCTGAATTTAATCAATCAGCTTTTTGCTTGTCAGACGCCCTATTTTTGTCCGCATGGCAGACCCTTGATGCTCAAAATTCCGCTAACTGATTTTGAAAAGAAATTTAAACGCACTTTATGA
- a CDS encoding peptidylprolyl isomerase: protein MPIVAKVFEFEITRVDLERECAKVSGAEQQKCLEGALKRLIDRCLLLYKAIETGIKISDTEYDNAIWELLDKEDTLKLWSTSLEELSPQEMEKLLKQNLMINKYINSVCPQNIPVTNAKIQEFYEEQKEYFLKPEQVRCSHILISDNNEESKAKAMQLRKQIHNANSFIYYCQKYSDCPSNTVCGDLGWFPKGKMIPEIEEVAFSLKMDEISQPFKSPYGYHILMKTGHKDKEYIPFEEIKDSLYARVQQIEREYRLLRHLNELHRKYAADIVIYTL from the coding sequence ATGCCAATAGTAGCCAAAGTATTTGAATTTGAAATAACCCGGGTAGATTTGGAACGCGAATGCGCAAAAGTTAGCGGTGCTGAACAGCAAAAATGCCTGGAAGGAGCTTTAAAGCGTTTGATAGATAGATGCCTATTGCTCTATAAAGCAATTGAAACAGGCATAAAAATAAGTGATACCGAATACGATAACGCTATATGGGAACTTCTGGATAAAGAAGATACCCTGAAACTCTGGAGCACTTCGCTGGAAGAATTATCTCCCCAGGAGATGGAAAAACTCCTAAAACAGAACTTGATGATTAACAAATACATCAATTCCGTGTGCCCGCAAAATATTCCTGTAACAAACGCTAAAATTCAGGAATTCTACGAAGAACAAAAAGAATATTTTTTAAAACCGGAACAGGTGCGCTGCTCGCATATCCTGATTAGCGATAACAACGAAGAAAGCAAAGCTAAAGCGATGCAGCTTCGTAAACAAATTCATAACGCAAATAGCTTCATTTATTACTGCCAAAAATATTCCGATTGCCCCAGTAATACTGTCTGCGGAGATTTGGGCTGGTTTCCTAAAGGAAAAATGATACCTGAAATTGAAGAAGTTGCCTTTTCCTTAAAAATGGATGAAATCAGCCAGCCATTCAAATCCCCTTACGGCTATCATATTTTGATGAAGACAGGTCACAAAGATAAAGAATATATTCCCTTTGAAGAGATTAAAGATTCCCTGTATGCCAGGGTGCAACAAATTGAAAGAGAATACCGGCTTTTAAGACATCTGAATGAATTGCACCGGAAATACGCTGCAGATATTGTTATTTATACATTGTAA
- a CDS encoding DUF2851 family protein, translating into MDEKFLYHIWDEGHLAANLKTVSGKDLKVNYQGQFNTFRGPDFVNAIISIEGEDLQGAVEIHINTQDWIKHSHQEDVFYNQVILHIVLNNDSPSPFTMKENGELVEILELKNQLSAEIQKLLADIGDKTLASGSDYCDLLSAIDNDRLLSILSFSGKQRFMGKVRRFNASLSLSDFDQILYEGMMEAAGYDKNKFNLFQLAQNISFAKLKEWYKEGLTTEEMISIFVGSSGLLAKSRNRLTNELYDTLASAFEKQKFYARKINTDWQLFRIRPGNHPVFRLILLSEFLYHCLQEGVLNFFLNTVEADKPNPQKRYQAFCKQFKPKQEGLMPNNPGLGITVINNIYINIYLPILYLYYQKLARTEMTESVLQSYITFKALPENYITRFMCNHINPGQVSAVNKQTLYQQGLIDIYYRFCRYHLCSECVRQT; encoded by the coding sequence ATGGATGAAAAATTCCTCTACCATATTTGGGATGAAGGGCACCTGGCTGCAAATCTGAAAACGGTTAGCGGTAAAGACCTGAAAGTGAATTACCAGGGTCAATTCAATACTTTTCGGGGTCCCGATTTTGTTAATGCCATAATTTCTATTGAGGGAGAGGACTTACAGGGGGCAGTGGAAATTCATATAAACACTCAGGATTGGATTAAACACTCTCATCAGGAAGATGTATTTTACAATCAGGTTATTTTACATATTGTCTTGAATAATGACAGCCCTTCTCCCTTCACGATGAAAGAAAATGGTGAACTGGTAGAAATTCTGGAATTGAAGAATCAGCTGTCCGCTGAAATTCAAAAACTGCTTGCTGATATTGGTGATAAGACCTTAGCCAGCGGCAGTGATTATTGCGATCTGCTTTCTGCTATTGATAATGACCGATTACTAAGCATTTTATCCTTCTCCGGAAAACAGCGTTTTATGGGTAAAGTGCGCAGATTTAATGCTTCCCTGTCTTTAAGCGATTTTGATCAAATTCTCTATGAAGGAATGATGGAAGCTGCCGGCTATGACAAGAATAAATTCAATCTTTTTCAACTGGCGCAGAACATTTCCTTTGCCAAATTGAAAGAATGGTATAAAGAGGGACTTACAACTGAAGAAATGATTAGCATCTTTGTTGGTTCTTCCGGGTTATTAGCCAAAAGTCGTAACCGTTTAACCAATGAGCTTTATGATACTCTTGCTTCTGCTTTTGAGAAACAGAAATTCTATGCGCGTAAAATTAATACGGATTGGCAACTTTTTCGTATCCGTCCAGGAAATCATCCGGTTTTTCGTCTTATTCTATTAAGTGAATTTCTCTATCACTGTTTACAGGAAGGGGTTTTAAATTTCTTTCTCAATACCGTTGAAGCAGACAAACCCAATCCGCAAAAAAGATACCAGGCATTTTGTAAACAGTTTAAACCTAAACAGGAAGGATTGATGCCAAATAACCCTGGCTTGGGTATTACCGTTATCAACAACATTTACATTAATATTTATCTGCCCATTCTCTATCTTTACTATCAAAAACTGGCAAGGACAGAAATGACGGAATCCGTTCTGCAATCATATATAACCTTTAAAGCCCTGCCGGAAAACTATATCACCCGCTTTATGTGCAATCATATAAATCCCGGTCAAGTTAGCGCTGTAAACAAACAAACCCTTTACCAGCAAGGTCTGATAGATATTTATTACCGCTTTTGCCGTTATCACCTCTGTTCTGAATGTGTAAGGCAAACCTGA
- the miaA gene encoding tRNA (adenosine(37)-N6)-dimethylallyltransferase MiaA, translating to MIPVITIEGATASGKTALAIALAEILNTEIISADSRQVYRFLNIGTAKVTKEEQQRVKHHLIDIIDPNESYNAGTFAADASMIIEKLYSEGKIPIICGGTGLYIKALLKGLFTLPPLPEEIRQNLKQRYKEEGLAALYSELQQLDPDFAGKINENDTQRILRGLEVALGTGLPLSEHWLKQKADCKYNAFRILIDIPRPQLYQRINLRMEKMLAQGLLDEIENLFALGYTENSPGLKCLGYKEFLPYFQKEASLEQCTILAAQHQRNYAKRQITWYRRGTFDLTISSAGITVSTPL from the coding sequence ATGATTCCGGTAATTACGATTGAAGGTGCTACCGCTTCAGGGAAAACAGCTTTAGCCATAGCGCTGGCGGAAATATTGAATACAGAGATTATTTCTGCTGATTCCCGTCAGGTCTATCGCTTTCTAAATATCGGCACCGCTAAAGTTACCAAAGAAGAACAACAAAGAGTTAAACATCACTTAATAGATATTATAGACCCCAATGAAAGTTATAATGCAGGCACTTTCGCAGCCGATGCTTCTATGATTATTGAAAAACTGTATTCTGAAGGTAAAATTCCTATTATTTGCGGAGGGACGGGTTTATATATCAAAGCGCTGTTGAAAGGACTTTTTACCCTGCCTCCTTTACCGGAAGAAATTAGACAAAATTTGAAACAACGCTATAAAGAGGAAGGTCTTGCTGCTTTGTATTCTGAATTGCAACAGCTTGATCCCGATTTTGCCGGTAAAATAAACGAAAATGATACCCAACGCATTTTACGCGGTTTGGAAGTTGCCTTGGGTACGGGGCTTCCCTTATCGGAACATTGGCTTAAGCAAAAAGCGGATTGTAAATATAACGCTTTCCGTATCCTGATAGATATTCCCCGTCCGCAACTATACCAACGAATTAATCTGCGAATGGAAAAAATGCTGGCTCAGGGCTTGCTGGATGAAATTGAAAACCTTTTTGCCTTGGGTTACACGGAAAATTCACCCGGGCTTAAATGTCTTGGTTATAAGGAATTTTTGCCTTACTTCCAAAAAGAAGCGAGCTTGGAACAGTGCACTATCCTGGCTGCCCAACATCAACGAAACTATGCTAAAAGACAGATTACCTGGTATCGGAGGGGCACCTTTGATTTGACTATTTCTTCTGCAGGCATCACAGTTTCCACACCGCTATAA
- the mtgA gene encoding monofunctional biosynthetic peptidoglycan transglycosylase, translating to MKRRRSIWLRIIRFIVIIHLCFWGIVAFLSLLYNFVNPPVTPLMLQRYLVRGYPLHKRYYVPLEKIPDSAQNMLIAIEDGNYYKHFGFEWKMVKEAYKRNKKAGKIRFGASTISNQLARTIFLTTNRSYLRKYLEIQATVIMEICMSKKRMLELYFNYVEWGKGIYGIETASRYYYGKSCSSLSRTQEMKLISILTNPVRYTPQTYYKSPSAMQRYNLLQRYF from the coding sequence TTGAAACGCAGGCGTTCAATCTGGCTGCGTATTATACGATTTATTGTTATTATCCATCTATGTTTTTGGGGGATAGTGGCTTTTTTATCGCTGTTGTATAATTTTGTTAATCCTCCGGTAACACCTTTGATGTTACAAAGATATTTAGTGCGTGGTTATCCGCTGCACAAAAGATATTATGTTCCCCTGGAAAAGATTCCTGATAGTGCCCAAAATATGCTGATAGCCATTGAGGACGGCAATTATTACAAGCATTTCGGTTTTGAGTGGAAAATGGTGAAAGAAGCATACAAACGCAATAAGAAAGCGGGGAAAATTCGTTTTGGAGCCAGCACTATCAGTAATCAGCTTGCCCGCACTATTTTTCTTACTACAAACAGGAGTTATCTGCGTAAATATCTGGAAATTCAGGCAACGGTGATAATGGAAATTTGTATGAGCAAAAAGAGAATGCTGGAGCTCTATTTTAACTATGTGGAATGGGGGAAAGGCATTTACGGTATTGAAACTGCTTCCCGATATTACTATGGTAAAAGCTGTAGTTCTTTATCCCGCACTCAGGAAATGAAACTTATCAGCATTTTAACCAATCCTGTTCGTTACACGCCGCAAACCTACTACAAATCACCCTCTGCCATGCAAAGATATAACCTGCTGCAAAGGTATTTTTAA
- the rpsT gene encoding 30S ribosomal protein S20: MPQHKSPMKRMKTDTKRAARNNYVKSTIRTLSKKIHNTTTDEEKDKILAELYSKLDKAAKKGVIHHRTASRRKARLADYVNKTKIEKKS, from the coding sequence ATGCCACAACACAAATCACCTATGAAAAGAATGAAGACGGACACCAAAAGAGCTGCTCGTAATAATTATGTAAAGAGCACTATCAGAACTCTTTCCAAAAAGATTCATAACACTACTACCGATGAAGAAAAGGATAAGATTTTAGCAGAACTCTATTCCAAACTTGATAAAGCAGCTAAAAAAGGTGTTATTCACCATAGAACTGCCTCCCGCAGGAAAGCTCGTTTAGCTGATTATGTTAATAAAACCAAGATAGAAAAGAAATCCTGA
- a CDS encoding T9SS type A sorting domain-containing protein, whose protein sequence is MVSGMLAQERYIRNIPIILPYPDFIWYQYTSKQIFPCPDGGVMVLGDCTGQYEMDPDRYAADCGVIKLNAEGNCEWQWWSRDFNCESAPQIIGIDQEADGTVNFLINTPPEHSQIGWIDPQENYSLEDIHLPNCVLNKALRLPNNDIFAIGRIYDYNSPPFYGVHALFMHLDSLGDTLSTCHYPPDTLWVVSNLGLKWAQAYDMELDTDNMPVSTCQFTDRFASVVKTDWDGNLIWRRDTNTAHTDEIKIPITKLPLTNELIFGYNAYNNGLWNQFCIYQVLPDGLDSLFTIQMTDSTCVGSYYSMIGYNQGIYLSGYYGDSEWTLNAHEYISSYNLTGEAIWTWSYSSMLNFRQCTDCITLLPNSNIIHVFSSWSFGNDGLTVVTLHPNGTPNDDEYIQKPINKILAYPNPMRSFLNIDFKLERNTTQATYQLQIYNIKGQLVRMINLDKKSGNIYSSVWDGTDLHGKLCANGTYILRLDSNNNTTSSKIVLIK, encoded by the coding sequence ATGGTATCCGGTATGCTTGCTCAGGAACGATACATCAGGAATATTCCCATTATTTTGCCATATCCGGACTTCATTTGGTATCAATACACTTCAAAACAGATATTTCCCTGTCCGGATGGAGGAGTTATGGTATTGGGTGACTGCACAGGCCAGTATGAAATGGACCCTGACAGGTATGCAGCGGATTGTGGAGTGATAAAATTGAATGCAGAGGGTAATTGCGAGTGGCAATGGTGGAGTCGTGACTTTAATTGTGAGAGCGCACCCCAGATTATTGGAATAGACCAGGAAGCTGATGGTACGGTAAACTTTCTGATTAATACTCCTCCTGAGCATAGCCAGATCGGTTGGATAGACCCACAGGAGAATTATTCTTTGGAGGATATCCATCTTCCCAATTGCGTACTAAATAAAGCACTCAGGTTGCCCAATAATGATATCTTTGCTATTGGAAGGATATACGATTATAATAGTCCCCCATTTTATGGGGTTCATGCGCTTTTTATGCACTTGGATTCCTTGGGAGATACTTTATCAACCTGTCATTACCCACCGGACACATTATGGGTAGTTTCAAATCTCGGTCTAAAATGGGCACAGGCCTATGATATGGAGTTAGACACAGATAATATGCCTGTTTCCACCTGTCAGTTTACAGACCGCTTTGCCAGCGTTGTAAAAACCGACTGGGATGGTAATTTGATTTGGCGGAGGGACACAAATACTGCCCATACTGATGAAATCAAAATCCCAATAACAAAATTACCTCTTACAAATGAATTGATATTTGGTTATAATGCTTATAATAATGGACTCTGGAACCAATTCTGTATATATCAAGTTTTACCTGATGGCTTAGATAGTTTATTCACTATTCAAATGACGGATTCAACCTGTGTGGGAAGTTATTATTCTATGATTGGCTATAATCAAGGGATATATTTATCAGGTTATTATGGCGATTCTGAATGGACACTTAACGCTCATGAGTATATTTCCAGCTATAATCTGACTGGAGAAGCTATATGGACATGGTCATATTCCTCAATGTTGAATTTTAGACAATGCACAGATTGCATAACATTGTTGCCCAATAGTAACATTATTCATGTATTTAGCAGTTGGTCATTCGGAAACGATGGATTAACGGTAGTTACACTACATCCGAATGGGACACCAAATGATGATGAGTATATTCAAAAGCCAATTAATAAAATCCTCGCTTATCCAAATCCGATGAGGTCTTTTCTTAATATTGATTTTAAGCTTGAAAGAAATACTACACAAGCTACTTATCAACTGCAGATTTATAATATCAAAGGGCAGTTAGTCAGGATGATAAATCTTGATAAGAAATCTGGCAATATATACTCTTCCGTCTGGGATGGGACAGATTTACATGGCAAATTATGTGCTAACGGGACATATATATTACGACTTGATAGCAATAATAACACAACATCATCAAAGATAGTTCTGATAAAATAG
- a CDS encoding N-6 DNA methylase, with product MEKILKDYLNSLQGVLNRGDAREESFYEVLADLMRQAAEIYNLSDFAITILPKKTEAGNPDFRIWNGKNHIIGYIEAKHPQETNLELIYSSEQLKRYTATFPNLILTNFYEFWLIQHGEIVNRITIGRAINAITMEKTPPVENPDAFGNLLKSYFNFHIPAIESPKELASILARKTRFLRDEVILLELAEEEKKQQKQMLFNFYESFKRLLINNLTEHQFADLYAQTLTYGIFAARTRSQGEFNRELIYKYIPNTLGILKNIFKFISYEEPPKALQVLIDDIAEILYVTDVNSILHKYYIEGKGLDPIVYFYETFLNEYDPELREKRGVYYTPEPAVRYIVHSVNTLLKLRFGLSEGLASSEVTLLDPAAGTLTFPAEAIKIAVQEFKTKYGSGSINKLIKEHILPHFYAIELMMAPYTVGHLKISYLLTELGYPISEEERFQLYLSNTLEPDIPEQIELPFLFDITEECILANKIKDQEPILVIMGNPPYSGESENKNKWIDNLLKADIDGAQSYYKVDGKPLQEKNPKWLQDDYVKFLRFAQWKISKAGKGIVGMITNHGYLDNPTFRGMRQSLLTTFDEIYILDLHGNSKKKEKTPEGTKDENVFDIQQGTAIVLMVKKPEAKKHICHYELYGLREEKYSWLNNTEFKAENYQPISPHSPFYLFKPETSNYEYYLKWSSLPEIFPLNSVGVVTSRDALTIQPTKEKVRKTIHHFASLDASEARIAYKLRKDSRDWKISLAQKDLKDSGLKDENIVPILYRPFDIRYTYYTGNSRGFHCRTRKAVMQHLLKENIALISVRQVKTSANWQHIFIGNCITESCVISNNTSEISYVYPLQIVNDPPQGEIITEKNKAFNYSIEVLNHFKTLWGKKFQPEQLFFYIYAVLHSNIYRRKYAEYLRIDFPRIPFTENYSLFSKLANLGKELADLHLLKSPLLDPPVVKYQGTGPDDSVEKVLYNPAERTIRINKYKYFEGISEEVWNFSIGGYQVLAKYLKDRKGRTLEDPILVCKIATALIKTLELQKPIDNLYSDLESAL from the coding sequence ATGGAAAAAATATTAAAAGATTATCTTAATAGCTTACAGGGAGTTCTAAATCGCGGCGATGCGCGGGAAGAAAGTTTCTATGAAGTATTGGCAGACCTTATGCGTCAAGCAGCTGAAATTTACAATTTGAGCGATTTTGCCATTACCATCCTTCCCAAAAAAACAGAGGCGGGAAATCCGGATTTCAGAATTTGGAACGGGAAAAATCATATTATCGGTTACATTGAAGCCAAACATCCTCAAGAGACCAATCTTGAACTTATCTATAGCAGTGAACAATTAAAGCGTTATACTGCTACTTTTCCAAATTTGATTTTAACCAATTTTTATGAATTCTGGCTAATTCAACACGGCGAGATTGTAAATAGAATTACGATTGGTAGAGCCATAAACGCTATTACTATGGAAAAGACACCCCCTGTAGAAAACCCAGATGCTTTTGGGAATCTTTTAAAAAGTTATTTCAACTTTCATATACCGGCTATTGAAAGTCCCAAAGAGCTTGCTTCTATCTTAGCGAGGAAAACCAGATTCTTAAGAGATGAGGTTATTTTGCTTGAACTTGCTGAAGAAGAAAAAAAGCAGCAAAAACAAATGCTGTTTAACTTTTACGAATCCTTCAAACGGCTGCTGATCAATAATCTAACTGAGCATCAATTTGCTGATCTTTATGCTCAAACATTAACTTATGGTATTTTCGCAGCCCGAACTCGCAGCCAAGGTGAATTTAATCGGGAACTGATTTATAAATACATTCCCAATACTTTAGGGATCTTAAAGAATATTTTTAAATTCATATCTTATGAAGAACCGCCTAAAGCTTTGCAGGTTTTGATAGATGATATAGCAGAAATTCTTTATGTTACCGATGTTAACAGTATCTTACATAAATACTATATAGAAGGCAAAGGTCTGGATCCTATTGTCTATTTTTACGAGACCTTTTTAAATGAATATGATCCTGAATTGAGAGAAAAACGCGGGGTCTATTATACTCCCGAACCGGCTGTTCGTTATATTGTTCACAGCGTTAATACTCTTCTTAAGCTCCGGTTTGGATTATCGGAGGGTCTTGCATCTTCTGAAGTTACTTTACTTGATCCCGCTGCCGGAACTTTAACTTTTCCCGCTGAAGCAATAAAGATAGCAGTGCAGGAATTTAAAACGAAATATGGTAGCGGTTCTATAAATAAACTTATTAAAGAGCATATTCTCCCCCATTTTTATGCAATAGAACTAATGATGGCACCCTATACTGTAGGACACTTAAAAATTAGTTACTTACTAACGGAATTGGGTTATCCGATTTCCGAAGAAGAACGTTTTCAACTATACCTATCCAATACTTTGGAACCGGATATTCCTGAACAAATAGAGTTACCCTTTTTATTTGATATTACGGAGGAATGCATCCTGGCAAATAAAATTAAAGACCAGGAACCGATTTTAGTAATTATGGGTAATCCTCCCTATAGCGGAGAAAGCGAAAATAAAAATAAATGGATAGATAACTTACTTAAAGCAGATATAGACGGGGCACAAAGTTATTATAAAGTTGATGGCAAACCCCTCCAGGAAAAAAATCCTAAATGGCTTCAGGATGATTATGTAAAATTTCTGCGCTTTGCCCAATGGAAAATAAGTAAAGCCGGCAAAGGTATTGTAGGTATGATAACTAATCACGGTTATCTGGATAATCCTACTTTTAGAGGTATGCGGCAAAGTTTACTAACCACCTTTGATGAAATCTATATTTTGGATTTGCATGGAAATTCCAAAAAGAAAGAAAAGACACCGGAAGGCACAAAGGACGAAAATGTTTTTGATATTCAACAAGGAACCGCTATTGTGCTGATGGTGAAAAAACCTGAAGCTAAAAAACATATTTGCCATTACGAACTTTACGGTTTACGGGAAGAAAAATATAGCTGGTTAAATAATACCGAATTCAAAGCTGAAAATTATCAACCGATTTCGCCTCATAGTCCTTTTTATTTGTTTAAGCCCGAAACAAGCAATTATGAATATTATCTTAAGTGGAGCTCACTACCGGAAATATTTCCTTTAAATAGTGTAGGAGTAGTTACCTCCCGCGATGCATTAACTATCCAGCCCACAAAAGAAAAAGTCCGGAAAACTATTCACCATTTTGCTTCTCTGGATGCCAGTGAAGCCCGAATCGCTTATAAACTCAGAAAGGACTCGCGTGACTGGAAAATTAGTTTAGCTCAAAAAGATCTTAAAGATAGCGGATTGAAAGATGAAAATATTGTACCTATTCTATACCGACCTTTTGATATCCGCTATACATACTATACAGGTAATAGCAGGGGATTTCATTGTAGAACCAGAAAAGCCGTTATGCAGCATTTACTGAAAGAAAACATTGCATTGATTTCTGTTAGACAGGTAAAAACTTCTGCTAATTGGCAACATATCTTTATAGGTAATTGCATTACTGAAAGTTGCGTTATCTCTAATAATACAAGTGAAATAAGCTATGTTTATCCTCTGCAAATTGTTAATGATCCTCCCCAAGGAGAAATTATTACTGAGAAGAATAAAGCATTTAATTACTCTATAGAGGTTTTAAATCATTTTAAGACCCTTTGGGGAAAGAAATTCCAACCGGAGCAATTATTTTTTTATATTTATGCTGTTCTACATAGTAATATCTACCGTCGGAAATATGCTGAATATTTAAGAATTGACTTCCCAAGAATACCTTTTACAGAGAACTATTCTCTCTTTTCCAAATTAGCAAATCTGGGTAAGGAACTTGCCGATTTGCATCTATTAAAAAGTCCTCTGCTTGATCCTCCAGTTGTTAAATATCAGGGAACCGGACCAGATGATAGTGTGGAAAAGGTTTTATATAATCCTGCGGAGAGAACAATCAGGATCAACAAGTATAAATATTTTGAAGGCATCAGCGAAGAGGTATGGAATTTTTCCATCGGAGGTTATCAAGTTCTGGCAAAATACTTGAAAGACCGTAAAGGCAGAACTCTGGAAGATCCTATCCTTGTTTGTAAAATTGCTACTGCTCTAATTAAAACTTTGGAATTACAAAAACCCATAGATAATCTTTATTCCGATTTGGAATCTGCTTTATGA